Proteins encoded within one genomic window of Polaribacter sp. NJDZ03:
- a CDS encoding DUF5362 family protein: MIHNPITQLEQLTLTSASKNFLKETAKWAKFLAIIGFVFIAIMVLFAFFATTIFNLASKMQPGMPEGLGLTMTIAYLVLAIIYFFPVYYLLQFSNKMKSALATKNDETLAKAFEMLKSHYKFIGVFTIITISLYALVIIAAVFGGL, from the coding sequence ATGATACATAATCCTATTACACAATTAGAACAACTTACATTAACAAGTGCTTCTAAGAATTTTTTAAAAGAAACTGCTAAATGGGCTAAATTCTTAGCTATTATTGGTTTTGTTTTTATAGCAATAATGGTGCTTTTTGCTTTTTTTGCAACTACTATTTTTAATTTGGCAAGCAAAATGCAACCTGGTATGCCAGAGGGTTTAGGATTGACAATGACGATAGCTTATTTGGTACTGGCCATTATATATTTTTTTCCGGTGTATTATTTATTGCAATTTTCTAATAAAATGAAAAGTGCATTGGCTACAAAAAATGATGAAACTTTAGCAAAAGCCTTTGAGATGTTAAAATCTCACTATAAATTTATAGGTGTATTTACCATTATAACCATATCTTTATATGCTTTGGTAATTATAGCTGCTGTTTTTGGGGGACTTTAG
- a CDS encoding DUF6263 family protein yields MKKLLILFLVISANLSLAQDAALLRLNYEKGATYDVEMNISQEMGTVMSMGMLINMDIKVLDVNGDTYDSEMKFTKMTMDMLQGGQAMSFDSTKSDEELDETGKMMKAQMGPMLSALISAKGNNLGEILEVKVEPSIPGVEDMAKQSSNVVYPTEAVSVGSTWTMTKEEKGMKMDFLYTVKSISSDKIVLDLSGDVSGMATGTISGNMNIDKASGIPENSTIDMNMSVSGQELKSTIKMTMVKK; encoded by the coding sequence ATGAAAAAATTGTTAATTTTATTTCTAGTGATTTCTGCAAACTTAAGCTTAGCGCAAGATGCTGCATTACTTAGATTAAACTATGAAAAAGGAGCTACTTATGATGTTGAAATGAACATTTCTCAAGAAATGGGAACTGTAATGTCTATGGGAATGCTTATTAATATGGATATAAAAGTTTTAGATGTAAATGGTGATACTTATGATAGTGAAATGAAATTCACTAAAATGACTATGGACATGTTACAAGGTGGACAAGCAATGAGTTTTGATTCTACTAAAAGTGATGAAGAGTTAGATGAAACTGGTAAGATGATGAAAGCTCAAATGGGACCAATGTTAAGTGCTCTTATATCAGCTAAAGGAAATAACTTGGGTGAAATTTTAGAAGTTAAAGTTGAGCCAAGCATCCCTGGAGTAGAAGATATGGCAAAACAATCTAGTAATGTTGTATATCCTACAGAAGCAGTAAGTGTTGGTAGTACTTGGACAATGACTAAAGAAGAAAAAGGTATGAAAATGGATTTTCTTTATACTGTAAAATCTATCTCAAGTGATAAGATTGTTTTAGACTTATCTGGTGATGTTTCTGGAATGGCAACCGGAACAATTTCTGGAAATATGAATATTGATAAAGCTTCTGGAATTCCTGAAAACTCTACAATTGATATGAATATGTCAGTAAGCGGACAAGAATTAAAGTCTACAATTAAGATGACAATGGTTAAAAAATAA
- the rocD gene encoding ornithine--oxo-acid transaminase — protein sequence MTVLDKLTSKEAIELENKYGAHNYHPLPVVLSRGEGVYVWDAEGKRYYDFLSAYSAVNQGHCHPKIVAAMVNQAQTLTLTSRAFYNDVLGKYEKFATELFGFDKLLPMNTGAEAVETALKIARKWAYEVKGIKENKAEIIVCENNFHGRTTTIISFSNDPVAKKNFGPYTKGFIKIEYDNLQELQEVLESSNNIAAFLVEPIQGEAGVYVPSEGYLAAAKKMCAEYNVLFIADEVQTGIARTGKMLAVDHENVKPDILILGKALSGGAYPVSAVLANNNIMDVIGPGNHGSTFGGNPVAAAVAIAALEVVAEENLAENAEALGIIFRAELTEFCKNNHLVESVRGKGLLNAILINDSEDSSTAWDICMKLKENGLLAKPTHGNIIRFAPPLVMNEAQLMECISIIKNTISEFK from the coding sequence ATGACTGTTTTAGACAAATTAACTTCGAAAGAAGCGATTGAATTAGAGAACAAATATGGAGCACATAACTATCATCCACTTCCAGTGGTGTTGAGTAGAGGAGAAGGTGTTTATGTTTGGGATGCAGAAGGAAAAAGATATTATGACTTTTTATCAGCATATTCTGCTGTAAATCAGGGGCATTGTCACCCAAAAATTGTAGCTGCAATGGTAAATCAAGCTCAAACCTTGACTTTAACTTCGCGTGCTTTTTATAATGATGTATTGGGTAAATATGAGAAATTTGCAACAGAACTTTTTGGTTTTGACAAATTATTACCAATGAATACTGGTGCAGAAGCTGTTGAAACTGCTTTAAAAATTGCCAGAAAATGGGCGTATGAAGTAAAAGGTATTAAAGAGAATAAGGCGGAGATTATTGTTTGTGAGAATAATTTTCATGGTAGAACTACTACTATTATTTCATTTTCTAATGATCCTGTGGCTAAAAAGAATTTTGGTCCTTATACCAAAGGATTTATCAAAATTGAATATGATAATTTACAAGAGTTACAAGAGGTTTTAGAGAGTAGTAACAATATTGCGGCTTTTTTAGTAGAACCGATACAGGGGGAAGCTGGTGTTTACGTGCCTTCTGAAGGATATTTGGCTGCAGCTAAAAAAATGTGTGCTGAGTATAACGTGCTTTTTATTGCAGATGAAGTACAAACAGGAATAGCAAGAACAGGTAAAATGTTGGCTGTAGATCATGAGAATGTGAAACCAGATATTTTAATTTTAGGTAAAGCGTTAAGCGGTGGAGCATATCCTGTTTCGGCTGTTTTAGCGAATAATAATATTATGGATGTTATTGGACCTGGTAATCATGGTTCTACATTTGGAGGGAATCCTGTTGCTGCAGCTGTTGCAATTGCTGCATTAGAAGTTGTTGCCGAAGAAAACTTAGCTGAAAATGCAGAAGCTTTAGGGATTATTTTTAGAGCTGAATTAACTGAATTTTGTAAAAACAATCATTTAGTAGAATCTGTTAGAGGTAAAGGTTTGTTAAATGCAATTTTAATTAATGATTCTGAAGATAGTTCTACTGCTTGGGATATCTGTATGAAATTAAAAGAGAACGGTTTATTAGCGAAACCTACGCATGGAAATATTATCCGCTTTGCACCACCGTTGGTGATGAATGAAGCACAATTAATGGAATGTATTTCAATTATTAAAAATACGATTTCAGAATTTAAATAG
- a CDS encoding dihydrolipoamide acetyltransferase family protein gives MARFELKLPKMGESVAEATITSWLKEVGDTIELDEAVVEIATDKVDSEIPSEVAGTLIEILFEQDDVVAVGATIAIIEIEGEDSGGEQVTVSSKAEKSTVEEIEETIDKAVETVAAPIAKISDSGKFYSPLVRNIAQTEGISMSELESISGSGKDDRVTKEDILSYIENRGEAVKETPSKAPVKAEAPKKIEKTVAKAAPISVNGEDEIIEMSRMGKLISKHMVDSIQTSAHVQSFIEIDVTNIVNWRNKVKDAFFKREGEKLTFTPIFMQAIATTIKKYPLINIAVNGDTIIKKKNINLGMAAALPDGNLIVPVIKNADQLSLVGITKAVNDLATRARNNALKPDDIQGGTYTVTNVGGFGSIMGTPIINQPQVAILALGAIRKVPAVIETPEGDFIGIRQKMFVSHSYDHRVVNGALGGMFIKTLKDILEAWDINQDF, from the coding sequence ATGGCAAGATTTGAATTGAAATTACCTAAAATGGGAGAGAGTGTTGCAGAAGCAACGATAACTTCTTGGTTAAAAGAAGTTGGAGATACCATTGAATTAGATGAAGCTGTGGTAGAAATTGCCACGGATAAAGTAGACTCAGAAATTCCTTCTGAAGTTGCAGGGACTTTAATAGAAATTTTATTTGAACAAGATGATGTTGTTGCTGTTGGAGCAACGATTGCAATTATAGAAATAGAGGGAGAAGATTCTGGTGGAGAGCAAGTTACTGTATCTAGTAAAGCAGAAAAGTCTACTGTTGAAGAAATCGAAGAAACGATTGATAAAGCAGTTGAAACCGTAGCAGCACCAATTGCTAAGATTTCTGATTCGGGTAAATTTTATTCACCTTTAGTTAGAAATATAGCACAAACGGAAGGTATTTCTATGAGCGAATTAGAATCTATTTCTGGTTCTGGTAAAGACGATAGAGTTACTAAAGAAGACATCCTTTCTTATATAGAAAATAGAGGTGAAGCTGTTAAAGAAACACCATCTAAAGCTCCTGTTAAAGCTGAGGCTCCTAAAAAAATAGAGAAAACGGTTGCTAAAGCGGCACCAATTTCTGTAAACGGAGAAGATGAAATTATAGAAATGAGTAGAATGGGGAAATTGATTTCTAAACACATGGTAGATTCTATACAGACTTCTGCGCATGTACAATCTTTTATAGAAATTGATGTAACTAATATTGTAAATTGGAGAAACAAGGTTAAAGATGCTTTCTTTAAAAGAGAAGGTGAGAAATTAACTTTTACACCAATTTTTATGCAAGCAATTGCTACTACAATTAAAAAATATCCTTTAATTAATATTGCTGTTAATGGTGATACCATTATTAAAAAGAAAAATATAAATTTAGGAATGGCTGCTGCATTACCAGATGGAAACTTAATTGTACCTGTCATTAAAAATGCAGATCAACTTAGTTTGGTAGGAATTACCAAAGCAGTAAATGATTTAGCAACTAGAGCAAGAAATAATGCTTTAAAGCCAGATGATATACAAGGAGGTACTTATACGGTTACAAATGTTGGTGGTTTTGGTTCTATTATGGGAACACCTATTATTAATCAACCACAGGTTGCTATTTTGGCTTTAGGGGCTATTAGAAAAGTACCTGCGGTTATAGAAACTCCAGAAGGTGACTTTATTGGAATTAGACAAAAAATGTTTGTATCACATTCTTATGATCATAGAGTTGTAAATGGTGCCTTAGGCGGAATGTTTATTAAAACTTTAAAAGATATTTTAGAAGCTTGGGATATAAACCAAGACTTCTAG
- a CDS encoding N-acetyltransferase produces MEEFYGTGLGKQLFTHNLELAKQQNQKGIWLYVWIKSYKAIDFYKKAGFKKIADYDFPLSKTETRPNDVFYLEF; encoded by the coding sequence TTGGAAGAGTTTTATGGTACTGGTTTAGGTAAACAATTATTTACACACAATTTAGAGTTAGCCAAACAACAAAATCAAAAAGGTATTTGGTTATATGTATGGATAAAAAGCTACAAAGCAATCGATTTTTATAAAAAAGCAGGCTTTAAAAAAATAGCAGATTATGATTTTCCTCTTTCTAAAACAGAAACGAGACCTAATGATGTTTTTTACTTAGAGTTTTAA